In the genome of Vicia villosa cultivar HV-30 ecotype Madison, WI linkage group LG7, Vvil1.0, whole genome shotgun sequence, one region contains:
- the LOC131620261 gene encoding uncharacterized protein LOC131620261 isoform X2 encodes MPTLPVVGIMIKAGIKIVIYSTIHNVISRSSCFPSLNLNSYKFELGGGQGSRGGVPEPFLIPHLFIWPHGGTAVFLSGSFTGLSLFEAVATVLLCRRVLEFLWSFCQGHRVLQLLKSQRLLHQLILNHLFHHACHQMVLFLKKTVSTLSLRNSQLCLRISFPSLLLLLHSLSLNALCHTLLEAVLLCLLEHFVYTNVKEINVLCPESKVDPKFLNMMGGFIPMETVVKGV; translated from the exons ATGCCAACACTTCCTGTTGTTGGAATAATGATAAAAGCTGGAATTAAGATCGTAATTTATAG CACAATTCACAATGTTATTTCACGTTCTTCATGCTTTCCTTCTCTCAACCTAAATTCATATAAATTCGAACTAG GTGGAGGTCAGGGAAGTCGTGGAGGAGTACCTGAACCCTTTTTGATTCCTCATTTGTTTATTTGGCCTCATGGAGGAACAGCTGTGTTTTTGTCTGGTTCTTTCACCGG CCTGAGTTTGTTCGAAGCGGTGGCCACCGTACTCCTCTGCCGTAGAGTCCTCGAGTTCCTATGGAGTTTCTGTCAAGGCCATCGTGTGCTTCAGCTCTTGAAGTCACAAAGGCTATTGCACCAGCTCATTCTCAACCACCTATTTCATCATGCATGCCATCAAATGGTTCTATTCCTGAAGAAAACAGTATCTACTCTATCTCTGAGGAACTCTCAATTGTGTCTAAGAATCAGTTTTCCTTCGCTTCTTCTGCTACTTCACAGCTTGTCCTTGAACGCATTATGTCACACTCTGCTAGAG GCGGTGTTGTTATGTTTACTAGAGCACTTCGTTTATACCAACGTCAAGGAAATCAATGTGCTTTGCCCTGAGTCAAAGGTGGATCCTAAGTTCCTTAATATGATGGGGGGCTTTATACCTATGGAAACAGTGGTGAAAG GGGTGTAA
- the LOC131620261 gene encoding uncharacterized protein LOC131620261 isoform X1, with protein MPTLPVVGIMIKAGIKIVIYSTIHNVISRSSCFPSLNLNSYKFELGGGQGSRGGVPEPFLIPHLFIWPHGGTAVFLSGSFTGLSLFEAVATVLLCRRVLEFLWSFCQGHRVLQLLKSQRLLHQLILNHLFHHACHQMVLFLKKTVSTLSLRNSQLCLRISFPSLLLLLHSLSLNALCHTLLEAVLLCLLEHFVYTNVKEINVLCPESKVDPKFLNMMGGFIPMETVVKGKSAYLFVIWCALEK; from the exons ATGCCAACACTTCCTGTTGTTGGAATAATGATAAAAGCTGGAATTAAGATCGTAATTTATAG CACAATTCACAATGTTATTTCACGTTCTTCATGCTTTCCTTCTCTCAACCTAAATTCATATAAATTCGAACTAG GTGGAGGTCAGGGAAGTCGTGGAGGAGTACCTGAACCCTTTTTGATTCCTCATTTGTTTATTTGGCCTCATGGAGGAACAGCTGTGTTTTTGTCTGGTTCTTTCACCGG CCTGAGTTTGTTCGAAGCGGTGGCCACCGTACTCCTCTGCCGTAGAGTCCTCGAGTTCCTATGGAGTTTCTGTCAAGGCCATCGTGTGCTTCAGCTCTTGAAGTCACAAAGGCTATTGCACCAGCTCATTCTCAACCACCTATTTCATCATGCATGCCATCAAATGGTTCTATTCCTGAAGAAAACAGTATCTACTCTATCTCTGAGGAACTCTCAATTGTGTCTAAGAATCAGTTTTCCTTCGCTTCTTCTGCTACTTCACAGCTTGTCCTTGAACGCATTATGTCACACTCTGCTAGAG GCGGTGTTGTTATGTTTACTAGAGCACTTCGTTTATACCAACGTCAAGGAAATCAATGTGCTTTGCCCTGAGTCAAAGGTGGATCCTAAGTTCCTTAATATGATGGGGGGCTTTATACCTATGGAAACAGTGGTGAAAGGTAAGTCTGCATATCTTTTTGTTATTTGGTGTGCCTTGGAAAAATAG